From the Solanum pennellii chromosome 4, SPENNV200 genome, one window contains:
- the LOC107018215 gene encoding uncharacterized protein LOC107018215, with translation MGDKKKAGALFVRLVSTAGTGFFYVKKKTKTLLTNQTKLEFRKFDPRVNCHVLFKEEKMK, from the coding sequence ATGGGTGACAAGAAGAAGGCTGGCGCTCTATTCGTGAGGCTTGTTTCAACTGCTGGAACTGGATTTTTCTatgtgaagaagaagaccaaaacACTTCTAACAAATCAGACGAAGCTTGAATTTAGAAAGTTTGATCCACGCGTGAATTGTCATGTTCTGTTCAAGGAAGAAAAAATGAAGTGA
- the LOC107015741 gene encoding UDP-glycosyltransferase 79B8-like isoform X2, whose product MRPKKMAESIDSKLQIVMFPWLALGHIIPFLNLSNELAKKGHKISFLLPKNAQIKLQNLNLYPNLITFHTLKIPHIHGLPYGAETTADVPRSLETLLATAMDELYDEIKSFLQNLKPHFVFFDFAHWVTEIAVEIGDINTICYKLTSPATSAISLIRPPEKSVFMASNAAEKVRPPPATEIGGIKTLCYKIVCPATSAYSLVRSPEKSVFMASTAAEIVRPPPGYPSTTVVLHEHEAKLLEFLFQEYGKGVTIYERLTKGMTLCDAIALKTCREIEGTFGDYIATQFKKPVLYTGPVLPDPEKGPLEEHGLSNWLEKFEPGSVVFCAFGSQLILEKKQFQELVLGLELTGLPFLVVLKPPEGANSVEEALPEGFKERVQEKGLVLACWVPQLKILTHKSVGCFVSHCGYGSMWESLALCDCQLVLLPSANDQTLSARMMEQDLKVGVEVKKDENGWFSKESLCKAVKCVMDKDSQVGCLVKENHRKWKEVLSSPGFMSNYIDSFIQILYELLVK is encoded by the exons ATGAGGCCCAAAAAAATGGCAGAGTCCATAGACTCAAAGCTCCAAATAGTGATGTTCCCATGGCTTGCATTAGGCCATATAATCCCATTTCTCAACCTCTCTAATGAACTTGCTAAAAAGGGTCACAAAATCTCATTCTTATTACCCAAAAATGCTCAAATCAAACTTCAAAATCTCAATCTTTACCCTAATCTCATCACTTTCCACACACTCAAAATCCCTCATATCCATGGCCTTCCATATGGAGCTGAAACTACAGCTGATGTGCCTAGATCTTTGGAAACTCTACTAGCAACAGCTATGGATGAATTGTATGATGAAATCAAATCTTTTCTTCAAAACCTAAAACCCCATTTCGTTTTCTTTGATTTTGCTCATTGGGTTACTGAAATAGCAGTAGAAATTGGGGATATCAACACTATTTGTTATAAACTTACTTCCCCTGCTACATCAGCTATTTCATTGATTCGACCTCCGGAAAAGAGTGTTTTCATGGCATCAAATGCAGCTGAAAAAGTTAGGCCACCACCAG CAACAGAAATTGGGGGTATCAAGACTTTATGTTATAAAATCGTTTGCCCTGCTACATCAGCTTATTCATTGGTTCGATCACCGGAAAAGAGTGTTTTTATGGCATCAACTGCAGCTGAAATAGTTAGGCCACCACCAG GTTACCCTTCTACTACTGTGGTGTTGCACGAACACGAAGCTAAGTTGCTAGAGTTTCTGTTTCAAGAATATGGCAAGGGAGTGACAATATATGAACGGTTGACAAAGGGAATGACACTATGCGATGCAATAGCTTTGAAAACATGTCGAGAGATTGAAGGAACATTTGGTGACTACATCGCCACACAATTTAAAAAACCAGTCCTTTACACTGGACCTGTTCTTCCTGATCCTGAAAAGGGGCCGTTAGAAGAACATGGATTATCGAATTGGCTCGAGAAGTTCGAACCAGGATCAGTGGTGTTCTGTGCATTTGGAAGCCAATTGATTCTTGAAAAGAAACAGTTTCAAGAACTTGTTTTAGGCCTTGAACTAACAGGTCTGCCATTTCTGGTAGTTCTTAAGCCACCTGAAGGAGCAAATTCAGTAGAAGAAGCCCTGCCTGAGGGATTCAAAGAAAGGGTTCAAGAAAAAGGATTGGTTCTTGCTTGTTGGGTGCCTCAGTTGAAGATTTTAACTCACAAATCAGTTGGTTGTTTTGTGTCACACTGTGGTTATGGATCAATGTGGGAATCTTTAGCATTGTGTGATTGTCAATTAGTACTTTTGCCAAGTGCTAATGATCAAACTTTAAGTGCTAGGATGATGGAACAAGATCTTAAGGTTGGTGTTGAAGTGAAGAAGGATGAAAATGGTTGGTTTTCAAAGGAGAGTTTGTGCAAGGCTGTGAAATGTGTCATGGATAAAGATAGCCAAGTTGGCTGTTTGGTGAAAGAGAATCATAGAAAATGGAAGGAAGTTCTTTCAagtcctggtttcatgagtaaCTATATTGATAGTTTCATTCAGATTTTGTATGAACTTCTAGTTAAATAG
- the LOC107015741 gene encoding UDP-glycosyltransferase 79B6-like isoform X1 has translation MRPKKMAESIDSKLQIVMFPWLALGHIIPFLNLSNELAKKGHKISFLLPKNAQIKLQNLNLYPNLITFHTLKIPHIHGLPYGAETTADVPRSLETLLATAMDELYDEIKSFLQNLKPHFVFFDFAHWVTEIAVEIGDINTICYKLTSPATSAISLIRPPEKSVFMASNAAEKVRPPPGYPSTTVVLHEHEAKLLEFLFQEYGKGVTIYERLTKGMTLCDAIALKTCREIEGTFGDYIATQFKKPVLYTGPVLPDPEKGPLEEHGLSNWLEKFEPGSVVFCAFGSQLILEKKQFQELVLGLELTGLPFLVVLKPPEGANSVEEALPEGFKERVQEKGLVLACWVPQLKILTHKSVGCFVSHCGYGSMWESLALCDCQLVLLPSANDQTLSARMMEQDLKVGVEVKKDENGWFSKESLCKAVKCVMDKDSQVGCLVKENHRKWKEVLSSPGFMSNYIDSFIQILYELLVK, from the exons ATGAGGCCCAAAAAAATGGCAGAGTCCATAGACTCAAAGCTCCAAATAGTGATGTTCCCATGGCTTGCATTAGGCCATATAATCCCATTTCTCAACCTCTCTAATGAACTTGCTAAAAAGGGTCACAAAATCTCATTCTTATTACCCAAAAATGCTCAAATCAAACTTCAAAATCTCAATCTTTACCCTAATCTCATCACTTTCCACACACTCAAAATCCCTCATATCCATGGCCTTCCATATGGAGCTGAAACTACAGCTGATGTGCCTAGATCTTTGGAAACTCTACTAGCAACAGCTATGGATGAATTGTATGATGAAATCAAATCTTTTCTTCAAAACCTAAAACCCCATTTCGTTTTCTTTGATTTTGCTCATTGGGTTACTGAAATAGCAGTAGAAATTGGGGATATCAACACTATTTGTTATAAACTTACTTCCCCTGCTACATCAGCTATTTCATTGATTCGACCTCCGGAAAAGAGTGTTTTCATGGCATCAAATGCAGCTGAAAAAGTTAGGCCACCACCAG GTTACCCTTCTACTACTGTGGTGTTGCACGAACACGAAGCTAAGTTGCTAGAGTTTCTGTTTCAAGAATATGGCAAGGGAGTGACAATATATGAACGGTTGACAAAGGGAATGACACTATGCGATGCAATAGCTTTGAAAACATGTCGAGAGATTGAAGGAACATTTGGTGACTACATCGCCACACAATTTAAAAAACCAGTCCTTTACACTGGACCTGTTCTTCCTGATCCTGAAAAGGGGCCGTTAGAAGAACATGGATTATCGAATTGGCTCGAGAAGTTCGAACCAGGATCAGTGGTGTTCTGTGCATTTGGAAGCCAATTGATTCTTGAAAAGAAACAGTTTCAAGAACTTGTTTTAGGCCTTGAACTAACAGGTCTGCCATTTCTGGTAGTTCTTAAGCCACCTGAAGGAGCAAATTCAGTAGAAGAAGCCCTGCCTGAGGGATTCAAAGAAAGGGTTCAAGAAAAAGGATTGGTTCTTGCTTGTTGGGTGCCTCAGTTGAAGATTTTAACTCACAAATCAGTTGGTTGTTTTGTGTCACACTGTGGTTATGGATCAATGTGGGAATCTTTAGCATTGTGTGATTGTCAATTAGTACTTTTGCCAAGTGCTAATGATCAAACTTTAAGTGCTAGGATGATGGAACAAGATCTTAAGGTTGGTGTTGAAGTGAAGAAGGATGAAAATGGTTGGTTTTCAAAGGAGAGTTTGTGCAAGGCTGTGAAATGTGTCATGGATAAAGATAGCCAAGTTGGCTGTTTGGTGAAAGAGAATCATAGAAAATGGAAGGAAGTTCTTTCAagtcctggtttcatgagtaaCTATATTGATAGTTTCATTCAGATTTTGTATGAACTTCTAGTTAAATAG